The genomic stretch CTCCTGGTTTACTGACAAGGAGTCATCTACAGGTTTGTTTATGCCGATACGCCAAGCGTTCATTTTGGAATTTTTGCCTCTTACCACTACTTCACCACCGATGTCTACCATGTAGTTTTTTATCCCTTTACGTTCTAATAGCCTTGCTACTGCATCTACTCCGAATCCCTTGGCGATAGCGCTGCAATCCAGCATTATACGAGGGTCTTTTTTTATTATCCGGTTGTTCTGTAAGTCTATTTTTTGATATCCTATCATTGGGCGTAAGCTGTCCACTATCAGTGAATCCACTCCTGTAGATTTTTTGAATCCAAATCCCCATGCATTTACCAAAGGTGCGACAGTGATATCAAAGGCTCCATGGGTTTCATCGGATATTTTTTTTGCGAGATGGAATACATGTACGAAAAAACTGTCAACTTCTGTCTTTTCATTGTGGTTTACGCGGGTGATTACAGAATTCGGATTGAAAGGAGAGAGGGAGTAGTCCACTTTCTTCAGTTCGGTTTCTATTTCTTCTTTCAGATTATCTTCGGACTGGTAGGTGATTTTGTATACAGTACCGAATACAAAGCCTTCATCCGTACGGAAAGGTGCTTGCTTTTTTAGAATAATAATTGTTCCTATTATCAGAATTGCTAGAAACGGCAATTGCCATGCTAATTTTTTTTTATTCATACCTGTATTTTAGTTAAGAAAGAAATAAATGTTCTATTAAGATTTTAACACCGATAATAATCAGAACCAAACCTCCCCATAATTCCATGCGCAGGTTGAAACGCTTGCCGCAAAATACACCTATCAGACTTCCTAATGTTGAGATAACAAAAGAGGTAAAGCCGATGATGACAATGGGAGAAAGAATGGAAGTGAAAGAGTTCATTCCTACAAAAGCAAATGATATACCGATGGCCAACGCATCAATGCTGGTTGCTATAGCCAGCGTAACAACCACTTTTAATTTAGTGGGGTCGAAGCAGCATTTGTCTTCATTGCTGAAACTCTCTTTAATCATACGCCCTCCCAGGAATGCCAATAACCCAAAAGCGATCCAATGGTCGTAATCCTCTATCAGGTGGCTGAAGCGGCTGGCGGCAAACCAACCGATAAGCGGCATGACGGCCTGGAAAAGACCGAAGAAGAATGCCATAATAAAAAAAGTGCGCCAGCAAATGCGACGCATGATAATTCCGCTTGTTATGGAAACAGTGAAACAGTCCATAGCAAGGCTGATGGCAAGGAGCCATATTTCTAAAGTTGTCATTAGTTAAAATGGTAATTTGTATATTAAACTGTATGTTACTCCTAAGTTAGTCGAGTTGTTCTTTCCGAAACCGGGAATATACCAAGGCTCGGTGTGTTCCGTCTTTTTCATGTTCATGCGTATGCGGTAGCGCAGTGACCAGCCCATATAGAAATTCTTGTATACATTTACCTTTATTCCTGCCAGCAGTTCGGTCCAGGTTACTGTGGTTTTAACTCCCTCATAACTGAAGGGGATTTCCGGAAATCCCCATGTAGGGTCTTTCATTGTCGGAGCATCTACATCGTATGAAAAAGAGGTGAATCCGTAACGTATGCCTCCATACAGAAAACCAGGCAGATAGGGCTTCTTGAAAAAGAAGTTGTAGTTCATACCTATACGGAAATAGGGAGCTGAGGCTTTATAATGTATATTGGTACCGTCATCAGTAGTGTCGGTGGTTCCATATCCAATTTCAGCTACGGGGACATAACGGTTTTTCAAATTGACCTCTACGCTGATTTCTGTACTTGTAATGTCACCTCCAAAAATTTTGCTTCCCAGGCCAAATATATCTATACCGATAGTAGTTCCCTGATAGAAGGGTACCTTTTCTTCCTCTATGGTTGTTTTTTTTTCTTGTGCCGCCAGTGTGGGGCTGTACAATAGCATACTACTCAGTAGCGTTAACAACGTAATATATGTTGAAATTCTTTTTTTCTTCATTATTGATGTCCGGATTTACAGTCTCGATAGATTTTAAGTTATAAGTGGTGTATTTAATGTCTTCCACTTTATAAAACATCATGGTGCCACATTCTATATTCTGCAAGTAGGGGATATTCTGGTGAATGAGTATGATGGTGTCACGCATCTTTTCCGTATAATGCAATACGTAGGTAGTTTTTGATGTATAACTCAAAGGCAGGCTCATACTGCTTTCCGCTTTATTGAATATCGTGTCATTCATCAATGAGTCTTTTACTACAGTTTCCTTAATAGTTCCATCTTCCAGTGTGTCACGTACAATCACATCGGTAGTGATAAATCCAGTGACGTCAAAAGCTGGACTGAATTTCACAGCTTGGTGTGTTTCTGCATCCAGAAAGTCGAAATGGGCAAAGGAATTGGTGGTAAGCGGACAATCGCTTTCCCCACAGCTTTGCATCAAGGTGCTTACGGTAATCAGGAGCAATAAGATAATGGCTGGTAGTCTCTTCATTTTAAAACTCTTTCTCTATTTTATAATTATTGCGTTCAGGAGCATTCCGGGCTATCAGTTCTCCTATGAATCCTGCCAGAAACAGTTGGGTTCCCAAAATCATCAAAGTTAGGGCCAGATAGAAGTAAGGAGAATCAGTAATTAATATATAAGGTAAACCATGTGACAAGGCATATAGCTTGTTTGCTCCGATGATAATGACGGAAATGAAACCAAGAATAAACATCAATGATCCCATAAACCCGAAGAAGTGCATCGGCTTGATACCGAATTTGGATAAAAACCACAGAGTGATGAGGTCTAGATAACCATTGAAGAAACGGTTTAATCCGCCAAATTTTGTTTTACCGAATTTCCGTGCCTGATGGTGTACTACCTTCTCGGCTATCTTAGGAAAACCTGCATTCTTTGCCAGATAGGGGATATAGCGGTGCATTTCACCGTATACTTCGATGTTCTTTACAACATCACGACGATAAGCTTTTAGTCCGCAGTTAAAGTCATGCAGATTCTTGATGCCTGAGACGGCACGTGCTGTGGCGTTGAATAGTTTGGTCGGAATGGTTTTTGATAACGGGTCATAGCGTTTTTGCTTGTATCCTGATACTAAGTCGTAGCCGTCTTCTGTAATCATTCTGTATAATTCCGGTATTTCGTCCGGGCTGTCCTGCAAGTCGGCATCCATTGTAATCACCACATCACCTTGCGCCTTTTCAAAACCACAATACAAAGCAGGGGACTTGCCGTAGTTCCGGCGGAATTTAATACCTTTTACGTTGTCCGATTCCGAGCGTAGTTTCTCAATCACTTGCCAGGAGTGGTCGGTGCTGCCGTCATTGACAAAAATAACTTCATAGTTGAAGTGGTTGGCATCCATTACACGTTGAATCCATGCGAATAGTTCCGGCAAAGATTCTTCTTCGTTATACAAAGGAATAACTACAGATATATCCATCTTTTATTCATTTTTCTTTTTACGCATCACGATCAATGCCGTAGGGATAGCCATTAGCATCCCGTAAAACATATTTTGTGATATCAGTTGAAATGTCATTTCCAGCGGGGTAAGTCCCGACAGTAAATCTATCGCTTCTTCAAATTGGTTTAGTGAGGTTGTCAGTTCGGGTCCGGCAGTTTCTTTGAACTGATTTAAGATGGAGCGGTATGCCTCGAATACGAACCCGCCATCTATATAGCGGAAGTAGATGTAATGCACTACCGCTACAAATAGAGAGGCGAACATATACATAAAGGTAGTGAATAGAAACGCACGTGAAAAAGTGATGCTTCCGCCACAATGCCGTTCTCTGAACTTTTTGGCAAATATGTATCCTAAAAAGGGTACTCCTATAGTTAAGACTATAAAAAGTAATTGTAGGAAAGGTATTCTCAATCCTAGTGGGAAGAGCATGAATTTGAAGGCCCATAAAAGACCCATGCCCGTACCATAGCGCATGGCGCATTCCTGCAAAGTCGGTTTATAATTCGTCATTCTTTATTAATAAGTGCACAAAAGTACTTCTTTTACGGGAATCCGTCCTATAGTTATGGGTGAAAAATGTATTTTTTCTGCTAAAATCAAAAAAAGTATTCGAAAGTATTGTAGTTTTGAAAATAATGTCTACCTTTGCACTCGCAAAACAAAAATGGGTAAGTCCTATACGGCCAGCTCCTGATGAATCCTCCAGGGCTTGATCGCAGCAAAGGTAGTTGGTTGTAGCGGCGCGATATAGTAAGCTTACCCACCCGCCTCTTTAGCTCAGTTGGCCAGAGCACGTGATTTGTAATCTCGGGGTCGTTGGTTCGAATCCGACAAGAGGCTCAGAAAAGCGAGAAGGACGAAGAAATCTTCATTCTTCTCGCTTTTTTATTATATTTGCGCTGATATTAGTTTTAAGGTTGGTACAACCGTTATTTAAGAGTTCTTTTGTATGATAGAGTCACAGATTGCGGCAAGAGTATTGCCGTCTAAATGCCGTGAAGCGGTAAAGGTTCTTTTGCAGGAAGTGTACGGATATGAAGATTTCCGTAATTTAGAAGTTTATGATGACTTGTTCAAAGGTAAGGAAAAATTGCAATTGTCTCAAGGGCAATTAATTGAGGAAGTCATCATGGAAGCTGAAAAAGGGATCAAGGGTGATTCGTCTGTTCATAATTTGCTCCTGACTGCTCCGACCGGAGCTGGAAAATCATTGTTGTTTCAGCTCCCTGCCATTTATCTGGGTAATGAATATAAGCTTCTTACTCTTGTGGTTTCTCCGCTGAAAGCATTGATAGTGGACCAGGTTGAGGCGTTGCAGGAGTTAGGATATGAACGTGTGGCGTATGCTTCGTCCGATCTTTCACCTGAACAAAAGAACGAAGTATATCGTCGTGTCCGTGACGGGGAGGTTGATCTTTTTTATCTTTCCCCTGAATTATTGTTGGCGTATGATATTAGTTATTTCGTAGGTGAACGCCGCATTGGATTGGTAGTAGTTGACGAGGCTCATACCGTGACTACTTGGGGTAAAGAGTTCCGGGTGGATTATTGGTTTCTAGGGCGTCATCTGGAAGCTTTAAAGAATGCGTTGGGATATGTATTCCCTGTTTTTGCATTGACAGCCACTGCTGTGTGGAATCCCAAAGGTGGGAACGATATGATTTTTGATACCATCCGGTCGTTGCATCTTGCTCCGTGTGCCTTGTACGTGGGCACGGTGAAGCGTGAAAATATTGGCTTTGACATTACCGCCATGACCATAGAGGAGGGAGAGACCTACGATAAGGCCAAGCAACGTACTGTTGCCGCCCGGGTGGAGGATTTTCTGGACGGGCATAAGACTATTATTTATTATCCTTTTGCCGGAGGTATAGATATGAAACTGAAGACTTGGGTGTATCCGGCTAACTGGCATTGGGTGGCATCTTATTATGGTAAAAAGGATAAAGAGCAAAAAGCCGAAATTATACAAGCTTTTAAGGAGGGTGAGAAAAAAATAATCGTTGCTACGAAAGCTTTTGGCATGGGGGTGGATATCAGCGATATTGACCGTGTGTATCATGTGGCTCCATCCGGTACCTTTG from Phocaeicola dorei encodes the following:
- a CDS encoding DUF4199 domain-containing protein yields the protein MTNYKPTLQECAMRYGTGMGLLWAFKFMLFPLGLRIPFLQLLFIVLTIGVPFLGYIFAKKFRERHCGGSITFSRAFLFTTFMYMFASLFVAVVHYIYFRYIDGGFVFEAYRSILNQFKETAGPELTTSLNQFEEAIDLLSGLTPLEMTFQLISQNMFYGMLMAIPTALIVMRKKKNE
- a CDS encoding FAD:protein FMN transferase; amino-acid sequence: MNKKKLAWQLPFLAILIIGTIIILKKQAPFRTDEGFVFGTVYKITYQSEDNLKEEIETELKKVDYSLSPFNPNSVITRVNHNEKTEVDSFFVHVFHLAKKISDETHGAFDITVAPLVNAWGFGFKKSTGVDSLIVDSLRPMIGYQKIDLQNNRIIKKDPRIMLDCSAIAKGFGVDAVARLLERKGIKNYMVDIGGEVVVRGKNSKMNAWRIGINKPVDDSLSVNQELQTVLAISDVGMATSGNYRNFYYKGGKKYAHTIDPRTGYPVQHSILSSTVIAKDCASADAYATAFMVMGLDSAKAFCEAHPELDAYFICSGEGDKYETYFTDGMKKFIASEK
- a CDS encoding DUF6048 family protein; its protein translation is MKKKRISTYITLLTLLSSMLLYSPTLAAQEKKTTIEEEKVPFYQGTTIGIDIFGLGSKIFGGDITSTEISVEVNLKNRYVPVAEIGYGTTDTTDDGTNIHYKASAPYFRIGMNYNFFFKKPYLPGFLYGGIRYGFTSFSYDVDAPTMKDPTWGFPEIPFSYEGVKTTVTWTELLAGIKVNVYKNFYMGWSLRYRIRMNMKKTEHTEPWYIPGFGKNNSTNLGVTYSLIYKLPF
- a CDS encoding manganese efflux pump MntP family protein, with protein sequence MTTLEIWLLAISLAMDCFTVSITSGIIMRRICWRTFFIMAFFFGLFQAVMPLIGWFAASRFSHLIEDYDHWIAFGLLAFLGGRMIKESFSNEDKCCFDPTKLKVVVTLAIATSIDALAIGISFAFVGMNSFTSILSPIVIIGFTSFVISTLGSLIGVFCGKRFNLRMELWGGLVLIIIGVKILIEHLFLS
- a CDS encoding DUF6452 family protein: MKRLPAIILLLLITVSTLMQSCGESDCPLTTNSFAHFDFLDAETHQAVKFSPAFDVTGFITTDVIVRDTLEDGTIKETVVKDSLMNDTIFNKAESSMSLPLSYTSKTTYVLHYTEKMRDTIILIHQNIPYLQNIECGTMMFYKVEDIKYTTYNLKSIETVNPDINNEEKKNFNIYYVVNATE
- a CDS encoding glycosyltransferase family 2 protein — translated: MDISVVIPLYNEEESLPELFAWIQRVMDANHFNYEVIFVNDGSTDHSWQVIEKLRSESDNVKGIKFRRNYGKSPALYCGFEKAQGDVVITMDADLQDSPDEIPELYRMITEDGYDLVSGYKQKRYDPLSKTIPTKLFNATARAVSGIKNLHDFNCGLKAYRRDVVKNIEVYGEMHRYIPYLAKNAGFPKIAEKVVHHQARKFGKTKFGGLNRFFNGYLDLITLWFLSKFGIKPMHFFGFMGSLMFILGFISVIIIGANKLYALSHGLPYILITDSPYFYLALTLMILGTQLFLAGFIGELIARNAPERNNYKIEKEF